A genomic stretch from Gemmatimonadaceae bacterium includes:
- a CDS encoding UvrB/UvrC motif-containing protein: MHLTKVVQGEVKQEHLCAKCAAERGIETTVANPPKTMLGEFLHAVQEQAADAPETVRCTFCAMTLKDFRATGRLGCSHCYQTFEPSLRELLRRVHGSSQHVGRKYVPPAPELMERATTIGELRDRLRRAIASEDFEIAASLRDKIKAFE; this comes from the coding sequence GTGCACCTCACCAAGGTGGTTCAGGGTGAGGTGAAGCAGGAGCATCTGTGTGCCAAGTGCGCGGCGGAGCGCGGCATCGAGACGACGGTCGCAAATCCACCGAAGACCATGCTCGGTGAGTTCCTGCACGCCGTGCAGGAGCAGGCGGCGGACGCGCCGGAGACGGTGCGGTGCACGTTCTGCGCGATGACGCTGAAGGACTTTCGAGCGACGGGTCGACTCGGCTGTTCGCATTGCTACCAGACGTTCGAGCCCAGCCTGCGCGAACTGTTGCGCCGCGTGCATGGGAGTTCGCAGCACGTGGGGCGGAAGTACGTGCCGCCAGCGCCGGAACTGATGGAGCGGGCGACGACGATCGGGGAGCTCCGGGACCGGCTGCGACGTGCGATCGCGAGCGAGGACTTCGAGATCGCGGCATCGCTCCGCGACAAGATCAAGGCGTTCGAGTGA
- a CDS encoding ABC transporter ATP-binding protein produces the protein MVVRANYRDDGVAIAGATVPVLSARGIVKTYRGGDGGVLNILNGVDLTVERGEMVAIVGASGAGKSTLLHVLGALDRPTRGDVVIDGESIEGRSDEELAALRNRKVGFVFQFHHLLREFSALENVMMPLRIAGVETSEAKGRAEELLARVGLTARKHHRPSQLSGGEQQRTAVARALAADPALLLADEPSGNLDHGNAERLHEVLSRLARDLEIALVVVTHNAALAGRAGRCLVLADGVLAETEVGRMVT, from the coding sequence ATGGTCGTTCGCGCTAACTACCGAGACGACGGCGTCGCTATCGCGGGAGCCACAGTGCCTGTTCTGAGTGCCCGGGGAATCGTGAAGACCTACCGTGGAGGTGATGGCGGGGTTCTGAACATCCTCAATGGCGTCGACCTGACGGTTGAGCGCGGGGAAATGGTCGCGATCGTCGGGGCAAGCGGTGCAGGAAAGAGCACGCTGCTGCACGTCCTCGGCGCGCTGGACCGGCCGACCCGGGGCGACGTGGTGATCGACGGCGAGTCGATCGAGGGGCGATCCGACGAGGAGCTGGCGGCGCTTCGCAACCGCAAGGTTGGATTCGTCTTCCAGTTCCACCACCTGCTGCGCGAGTTCTCGGCGCTCGAGAATGTGATGATGCCACTTCGGATCGCCGGCGTGGAGACCTCCGAGGCGAAGGGCCGAGCCGAGGAGCTGCTCGCCCGGGTCGGACTGACCGCTCGCAAGCATCACCGCCCGTCACAGTTGTCGGGCGGCGAGCAGCAGCGGACCGCGGTCGCGCGGGCCCTGGCGGCCGATCCCGCGCTGCTACTGGCCGATGAGCCGTCCGGCAACCTGGATCACGGAAACGCCGAGCGATTGCACGAGGTGCTGTCGAGGCTGGCGCGTGACCTGGAGATCGCGCTCGTGGTGGTGACGCACAATGCCGCACTGGCGGGGCGGGCCGGGCGGTGCCTGGTGTTGGCGGATGGGGTATTGGCCGAGACTGAAGTGGGGAGAATGGTGACCTGA